A portion of the Cervus elaphus chromosome X, mCerEla1.1, whole genome shotgun sequence genome contains these proteins:
- the LOC122689867 gene encoding melanoma-associated antigen 8-like codes for MSELSKPEEDLQDPGEAQGPIEVPLLEAEVGESASHLASYYPASSSAPMEALPQEILDRMIGKLMKFLLLKYRAKELTSQAEMLNKVLRDNQEHFPVVFREVSVCLQLVFGVDVKEVDPAEHIYILVPILGLTCDEMLSDGVGLPKAGFLVLVLSMIMRFGDPAPEEAVWGALRRMGVYVGSEQCVFGELRELLTQVWVREGYLRYQQVPDSHPVCYEFLWGPRAYVETSKWQVMAFMRRVNQRALRTFPFLSA; via the coding sequence atgagtgagctcagcaaacccgaggaagaccttcaggacccaggcgaggcccagggccctatcgaggtgccgctcttggaggctgaggtgggggagtccgcatcccacttggcctcctactacccagcatcctcctctgctcctatggaggccttgccccaggaaattctggataggatgataggtaaactgatgaagttcctgctcctcaagtatcgagccaaggagctgacctcccaggcggaaatgctgaataaggtcctcagggataaccaggagcacttcccggtggtcttcagggaagtctcagtgtgcctgcagctggtctttggcgtggacgtgaaagaggtggacccagcggagcacatctacatcttggtccccatcctgggcctcacttgcgatgagatgctgagcgatggggtgggcctgcccaaggccggcttcctggtgctggtcctcagcatgatcatgcggtttggagacccggcccctgaggaggcggtctggggagcactcagaaggatgggggtgtatgttgggagtgagcagtgtgtctttggggagctcagggagcttctgacccaagtgtgggtgcgggaaggatacctgcggtaccagcaggtgcctgacagccaccctgtttgctatgagttcctgtggggtccccgggcctatgtggagaccagcaagtggcaagtcatggcatttatgcgcagggtcaaccaaagggctttgaggaccttcccattcctgtctgcataa
- the LOC122689857 gene encoding melanoma-associated antigen 8-like yields the protein MSELSKPEEDLQDPGEAQGPIEVPLLEAEVGESASHLASYYPASSSAPMEALPQEILDRMIGKLMKFLLLKYRAKELTSQAEMLNKVLRDNQEHFPVVFREVSVCLQLVFGVDVKEVDPAEHIYILVPILGLTCDEMLSDGVGLPKAGFLVLVLSMIMRFGDPAPEEAVWGALRRMGVYVGSEQCVFGELRELLTQVWVREGYLRYQQVPDSHPVCYEFLWGPRAYVETSKWQVMAFMRRVNQRALRTFPFLSA from the coding sequence atgagtgagctcagcaaacccgaggaagaccttcaggacccaggcgaggcccagggccctatcgaggtgccgctcttggaggctgaggtgggggagtccgcatcccacttggcctcctactacccagcatcctcctctgctcctatggaggccttgccccaggaaattctggataggatgataggtaaactgatgaagttcctgctcctcaagtatcgagccaaggagctgacctcccaggcggaaatgctgaataaggtcctcagggataaccaggagcacttcccggtggtcttcagggaagtctcagtgtgcctgcagctggtctttggcgtggacgtgaaagaggtggacccagcggagcacatctacatcttggtccccatcctgggcctcacttgcgatgagatgctgagcgatggggtgggcctgcccaaggccggcttcctggtgctggtcctcagcatgatcatgcggtttggagacccggcccctgaggaggcggtctggggagcactcagaaggatgggggtgtatgttgggagtgagcagtgtgtctttggggagctcagggagcttctgacccaagtgtgggtgcgggaaggatacctgcggtaccagcaggtgcctgacagccaccctgtttgctatgagttcctgtggggtccccgggcctatgtggagaccagcaagtggcaagtcatggcATTTATGCGCAGGGTCAACCAAAGGGCTTTGAGGACCTTCCCATTCCTGTCTGCATAA